The Candidatus Desulfofervidus auxilii genome segment CAGAGAAAAGCTAAAACTTGAAAAAGGCAGTGTATTTGAGATAGAACTTCAAGATAATTTGATAATTCTTAAACCTGTTGGGAAAACTCTGAAAGTTAGGCACTGGAAAGAATTAAGAGGACTTCTGAAGGGCAAGTATTCAACTCGACAGTTTCTTGAAGAAAGAAGGACAGAGAAAGAGAAAGGGGGTCATCAAAATTGGGGTCAGGTCTTGAAATATAACATTTACCTATGTCGTAAACGCGGTGGTTTTTAAGAAGTATTTTTTAAACAATTCCTCAGAAATACAACATTTCTTGACAATGCATACCATCCATGGTAGAGGGGAAATAATGCAGAATAATAAAATAAAGTTTAGAAAATGAAAAAAGAAGAACATATAAATTATTGGTTAAAAAGTGCTGAACATGATTTAGAAGTAGCGGAAACTCTTTTCCAAAATGAAAAATTTGATTGGTGCCTTTTTATTGCTCATTTAGTATTAGAAAAAACTTTAAAAGCCTACTTTGTAAAGCAATATAATAAGTTACCTCCTAAAATCCATAATTTAGTAAGATTGGCAGAAATATCTGGTCTTGAACTTACAGAAGAACAAAAATTATTTTTGGATGAAGTAAATGATTTCAATCTTGAAATTCGTTATCCTGACTATAAATTTGAATTTTATAAAAAATGCACCAAGGAA includes the following:
- a CDS encoding AbrB/MazE/SpoVT family DNA-binding domain-containing protein; protein product: MKTILSQKGQVVIPKEIREKLKLEKGSVFEIELQDNLIILKPVGKTLKVRHWKELRGLLKGKYSTRQFLEERRTEKEKGGHQNWGQVLKYNIYLCRKRGGF
- a CDS encoding HEPN domain-containing protein, producing MKKEEHINYWLKSAEHDLEVAETLFQNEKFDWCLFIAHLVLEKTLKAYFVKQYNKLPPKIHNLVRLAEISGLELTEEQKLFLDEVNDFNLEIRYPDYKFEFYKKCTKEFTKKYFEKIKDFYKWLLSQIK